In Phaeobacter piscinae, one genomic interval encodes:
- a CDS encoding DUF1761 domain-containing protein, which yields MEILNVIAAAIAGFVLGAVWYGLLAEPWMQAAKVPRDEAGKPTGGQTPAVFAATFGLQIVVAGMMRHVFALSGIDTVGGGLVSGLGIGLFFITPWIMINNLYAVRPLRLSMIDGGYATLACGAIGLVLTLF from the coding sequence ATGGAAATTCTGAATGTTATTGCCGCGGCTATCGCTGGCTTTGTTCTAGGCGCAGTCTGGTATGGCCTGCTTGCCGAACCCTGGATGCAGGCGGCGAAAGTTCCGCGTGATGAGGCTGGCAAACCTACGGGGGGGCAGACACCAGCGGTGTTCGCCGCGACGTTTGGTCTGCAGATTGTCGTGGCCGGTATGATGCGCCATGTCTTTGCGCTCTCGGGTATCGATACGGTTGGCGGCGGTCTGGTCAGCGGTCTGGGCATCGGATTGTTTTTCATTACGCCGTGGATCATGATCAACAACCTCTACGCCGTTCGCCCATTGCGTCTCTCGATGATCGACGGTGGCTACGCGACGCTTGCCTGTGGCGCCATCGGTCTGGTCCTGACGCTATTCTAA
- a CDS encoding YciI family protein: MLIALIARDKPDHLQTRMDNRAAHLAYIEETGVVAQAGPLLDQDGGMVGSLIILDVEDMAVGQAWADNDPYAKAGLFEAVELITWKKVVG, from the coding sequence ATGCTGATTGCCCTGATCGCGCGCGATAAACCCGATCATTTGCAGACCCGGATGGACAACCGGGCGGCGCATCTCGCGTATATTGAGGAAACCGGTGTTGTGGCGCAGGCCGGTCCCTTGCTGGACCAGGATGGTGGTATGGTTGGCTCGCTGATCATCCTTGATGTCGAAGACATGGCCGTCGGTCAGGCCTGGGCCGACAACGACCCCTACGCCAAGGCAGGTCTGTTTGAGGCGGTTGAGCTGATCACCTGGAAGAAAGTCGTCGGCTGA
- a CDS encoding heme biosynthesis protein HemY gives MLWSLLKILVFVAIVAVLAFGAALLTETAGGVQITVAGTEYTLSALQSVIALAILVFAVWVLFKLLSLLLATLRFLNGDETAISRYFDKGRERKGYQALSDGLMALASGEGRLAMAKAARAEKYLEKPELTDLLTAQAAELAGDTKKAAEAYKRLVSNQSTRFVGVRGIMKQKLSEGDTDTARQLAEKALSLRPKHEEVQDTLLTLQARAQDWAGARKTLTTKLKTGTLPRDVYKRRDAVLALSASKAIVEEGATVEQQEQAIEANRLSPDLVPAAAMAARAYLARDKKRYAIRVLKKAWEAQPHPDLAHAFAEVEPTETAQERVKRFAQLSRLAPQHDETRLVMAELHIVAEDFPEARRALGDLVEREPDARALTLMAAIEKGEGASDAVIQGWLARALNAPRGPQWVCGNCNHIHAEWAPVCENCASFDTLSWRRPEAPEVVGATGAQVLPLITGTPEGAAGPDTSDIPEVELLDGDDTSASDMGETLPEASDTDDGKPKTQSVK, from the coding sequence ATGCTCTGGTCGTTGTTGAAGATCCTCGTATTTGTCGCCATCGTGGCGGTGCTGGCCTTTGGTGCTGCCTTGCTGACGGAGACGGCAGGAGGCGTGCAGATCACTGTCGCCGGTACCGAATATACCCTGAGTGCGCTGCAGTCGGTAATCGCATTGGCCATTCTGGTGTTTGCAGTCTGGGTCCTGTTCAAACTGTTGTCACTGTTGCTGGCAACGCTGCGGTTTCTCAATGGAGATGAAACCGCAATTTCGCGCTATTTTGACAAGGGTCGCGAGCGGAAGGGATATCAGGCGCTCTCTGACGGTCTGATGGCGCTGGCCTCCGGTGAGGGGCGCCTGGCGATGGCCAAGGCTGCGCGGGCGGAGAAATATCTGGAGAAGCCGGAACTGACGGATCTGTTGACCGCGCAGGCGGCGGAACTGGCCGGGGACACAAAAAAGGCGGCCGAGGCGTACAAACGCTTGGTAAGCAACCAGTCGACCCGCTTTGTTGGTGTCCGAGGCATCATGAAGCAAAAGCTGTCTGAAGGGGATACCGACACCGCGCGCCAACTGGCGGAAAAGGCGCTCAGCCTGCGGCCCAAGCATGAGGAGGTGCAAGATACCCTGCTGACGCTTCAGGCACGGGCGCAGGACTGGGCCGGGGCCCGCAAGACGCTGACCACCAAGCTGAAGACCGGCACCCTGCCACGTGATGTCTACAAACGCCGCGATGCTGTGCTGGCGCTGTCGGCCTCCAAGGCGATCGTTGAAGAGGGCGCGACGGTCGAGCAGCAGGAACAGGCGATAGAAGCAAACCGGCTTTCGCCGGATTTGGTTCCGGCGGCAGCCATGGCGGCACGGGCTTATCTGGCCCGGGACAAGAAACGGTATGCAATCCGGGTGTTGAAGAAAGCCTGGGAGGCGCAGCCGCACCCTGATCTGGCCCACGCGTTTGCAGAGGTTGAGCCGACTGAAACCGCACAGGAGCGGGTGAAACGGTTTGCCCAGCTGTCACGTCTTGCGCCGCAACATGATGAGACCCGTTTGGTGATGGCCGAACTGCATATCGTGGCTGAGGATTTCCCAGAGGCGCGCCGCGCGCTGGGCGATCTGGTTGAACGCGAACCGGACGCACGTGCGTTGACCCTGATGGCGGCGATCGAAAAGGGGGAGGGCGCCAGCGATGCGGTGATCCAGGGCTGGCTGGCACGGGCGCTGAATGCGCCACGCGGGCCGCAGTGGGTCTGTGGAAACTGCAACCACATCCATGCAGAATGGGCGCCGGTCTGCGAGAACTGCGCCAGCTTTGATACCCTCAGCTGGCGCCGTCCGGAGGCACCGGAGGTTGTTGGTGCCACAGGGGCGCAGGTTCTGCCATTGATCACCGGCACGCCGGAAGGCGCAGCTGGCCCGGATACCTCTGATATTCCAGAGGTGGAGCTGTTGGATGGGGACGATACTTCTGCGTCCGACATGGGCGAAACACTGCCCGAGGCCTCGGACACGGATGATGGGAAACCCAAAACCCAAAGCGTGAAATAG
- a CDS encoding EVE domain-containing protein: MAYWLFKSEPSTWSWADQQAKGETGEEWDGVRNYQARNFMREMKLGDRGFFYHSMKEKSVVGIVEICAEIHPDSTTDDPRWECVDIKAVRSFAVPVTLDQIKGDPRLENMVLVKNSRLSVQPVTAEEWAHICALGKTDPD, encoded by the coding sequence ATGGCGTATTGGCTGTTCAAATCCGAGCCCTCCACCTGGAGCTGGGCTGACCAGCAAGCCAAGGGCGAGACGGGTGAGGAATGGGACGGCGTGCGCAACTATCAGGCGCGCAATTTCATGCGTGAGATGAAGCTCGGCGATCGCGGGTTTTTCTATCATTCGATGAAGGAAAAATCCGTGGTCGGGATTGTTGAAATCTGCGCTGAGATTCATCCGGACAGCACCACAGATGATCCCCGCTGGGAATGCGTTGATATCAAAGCGGTGCGCAGCTTTGCTGTGCCAGTGACGCTTGATCAGATCAAGGGGGACCCCCGTCTTGAGAATATGGTTCTGGTGAAGAACTCCCGGCTGTCAGTACAGCCTGTCACCGCAGAGGAATGGGCCCATATCTGCGCGTTGGGGAAGACAGATCCCGATTGA
- the tsaD gene encoding tRNA (adenosine(37)-N6)-threonylcarbamoyltransferase complex transferase subunit TsaD: MKQSLTLLGLESSCDDTAAAVVRQSGQAPAEVLSSVVFGQTELHSAFGGVVPEIAARAHAEKLDHCVRDALAAANLRLQDMDAIAVTAGPGLIGGVISGVMCAKGLAAATGLPLVGVNHLAGHALTPRLTDAVPYPYLMLLVSGGHCQYLIVRGPDEFKRLGGTIDDAPGEAFDKTARLLGLPQPGGPSVQKEAESGDPRRFRFPRPLLDRPDCNLSFSGLKTALMRMRDQVMAEKGGLTRQDRADLCAGFQAAVADVLAEKTRRAIRHYLEEAPATRTVAVAGGVAANTAIRAVLETVCSEVDAQFLAPPLALCTDNAAMIAYAGLERFRNGAQDGMGLTARPRWPLDQSSPAMLGSGKKGAKA, from the coding sequence ATGAAACAAAGCCTCACCCTTCTGGGATTGGAAAGCAGCTGCGACGATACGGCGGCTGCCGTGGTGCGCCAGTCCGGGCAAGCCCCGGCAGAGGTGCTCTCCTCCGTCGTGTTTGGCCAAACCGAACTCCACAGCGCCTTCGGCGGTGTGGTGCCGGAAATTGCAGCCCGCGCCCATGCGGAGAAGCTCGATCACTGCGTCCGCGATGCGCTGGCCGCGGCCAATCTGCGCTTGCAGGATATGGATGCCATCGCCGTCACCGCAGGTCCGGGACTGATTGGCGGCGTGATTTCCGGCGTGATGTGCGCCAAGGGGCTGGCGGCCGCAACGGGGCTACCGCTGGTTGGCGTCAACCATCTGGCCGGCCATGCGCTCACGCCCCGACTGACGGATGCGGTCCCCTATCCCTATCTGATGCTGCTGGTCTCAGGCGGGCATTGTCAGTACCTGATCGTACGGGGGCCGGATGAGTTCAAGCGACTGGGCGGGACAATCGACGATGCGCCCGGCGAGGCCTTTGACAAGACTGCCCGCCTGCTCGGCCTGCCGCAACCCGGCGGCCCCTCGGTGCAGAAAGAGGCCGAAAGCGGGGATCCCCGCCGCTTCCGTTTTCCCCGTCCGCTATTGGACCGTCCCGATTGCAACCTCTCATTCTCCGGCCTGAAAACCGCACTGATGCGCATGCGGGATCAGGTGATGGCTGAGAAGGGCGGTTTGACACGACAGGACCGCGCCGATCTCTGTGCCGGTTTCCAGGCTGCTGTCGCTGACGTCCTGGCGGAGAAAACGCGCCGCGCAATCCGACACTATCTTGAAGAAGCCCCGGCGACCCGCACCGTCGCCGTCGCAGGTGGCGTCGCAGCGAATACAGCTATTCGCGCCGTGTTAGAGACTGTTTGCTCTGAGGTTGACGCACAGTTCCTTGCCCCGCCTCTGGCGCTTTGCACGGACAATGCGGCGATGATTGCCTACGCCGGGCTTGAACGGTTCCGCAATGGCGCGCAGGACGGCATGGGCCTGACCGCCCGGCCACGTTGGCCACTGGATCAGAGCAGCCCCGCCATGTTGGGCAGCGGCAAAAAAGGCGCAAAGGCATGA
- a CDS encoding NAD(P)H-dependent glycerol-3-phosphate dehydrogenase has product MSVSVLGSGAFGTALAISLAGNGPVTLWARDADQARDMQATRRNTRRLPGADLPETLSVTSDLERATQADTILLAVPMQTLRSFVSTHADLLRNRALVACCKGIELKTGQGPLVVLHGCLPTARTALLTGPSFAADIAKGLPTALTLACRDPETGAQLQQQLTTKNLRLYRTTDTSGAEIGGALKNVMAIACGAVIGAGLGDSARAALMTRGYAEMQRMALASGAQADTLAGLSGFGDLTLTCSSEQSRNYRLGLAIGGNETFDPNITVEGAATARAVHAEAQARNLDMPITAIVVALLDQRLTIADATAQLLARPLKEE; this is encoded by the coding sequence ATGAGTGTTTCGGTACTGGGATCCGGCGCATTCGGCACGGCGCTGGCAATTTCGCTCGCAGGTAATGGCCCGGTTACCCTATGGGCGCGGGACGCTGATCAGGCGCGCGATATGCAGGCGACCCGGCGCAACACCCGGCGCCTGCCCGGCGCCGATCTGCCCGAAACACTGTCGGTGACCAGTGATCTGGAGCGCGCGACGCAGGCTGATACCATATTGCTTGCCGTGCCGATGCAGACCCTACGGAGTTTTGTCAGCACCCATGCTGATCTGCTGCGCAACCGGGCTCTTGTGGCCTGCTGCAAGGGGATTGAACTCAAGACCGGTCAGGGTCCCTTGGTGGTTCTCCACGGCTGCCTTCCGACGGCTCGAACCGCCTTGTTGACCGGCCCCAGTTTCGCCGCCGATATCGCAAAAGGCCTGCCAACGGCGCTGACGCTGGCCTGTCGTGACCCGGAAACAGGGGCGCAATTGCAACAGCAGCTGACCACGAAAAACCTTCGGCTCTACCGCACTACGGACACCAGCGGCGCCGAAATTGGCGGCGCGCTGAAAAACGTGATGGCGATTGCCTGCGGTGCCGTCATCGGCGCTGGACTTGGCGACAGCGCCCGCGCCGCACTGATGACCCGCGGCTATGCGGAGATGCAGCGCATGGCACTGGCGTCCGGTGCGCAGGCCGATACGCTGGCAGGTCTTTCCGGGTTTGGCGATCTCACTCTGACCTGCAGCTCAGAGCAGTCGCGGAACTATCGTCTTGGGCTGGCGATTGGAGGGAACGAAACGTTTGACCCCAATATCACGGTTGAAGGCGCCGCTACGGCGCGTGCCGTCCACGCCGAAGCCCAGGCGCGAAATCTGGACATGCCCATCACCGCCATTGTCGTGGCTCTGCTCGATCAGCGCTTGACGATTGCCGACGCCACCGCTCAACTGCTTGCAAGACCATTGAAAGAGGAATGA
- a CDS encoding PRC-barrel domain-containing protein has protein sequence MTELKTKTRILAGVTAAALMAGAGIAQAGTSVPRGESKSDTEIETVGGQDTTSGASLDTTEGTTIPRGEYKIDSGVETVNDEMPADGDVNVNASSDASTTIPRGEYDSSDAAGEPLPPLDEMTVADLVGKNVFSATGKDVGEIDYVIEQDGKIAGVIGVGGFLGMNEYTVAVPLSDMDFTRNGQLKLSTRTEAALRSMPEIDEDMIKPLQDDRLIGNSV, from the coding sequence ATGACCGAACTGAAAACCAAAACCCGTATTCTGGCTGGTGTTACTGCTGCTGCATTGATGGCGGGCGCAGGGATCGCACAGGCGGGCACTTCCGTCCCGCGCGGTGAAAGCAAGTCGGACACCGAGATCGAGACTGTTGGCGGTCAAGACACCACCAGCGGCGCGTCGCTTGACACCACCGAGGGTACGACCATTCCGCGTGGTGAATATAAAATCGACAGCGGCGTGGAGACCGTGAACGACGAAATGCCTGCGGATGGCGATGTAAACGTCAATGCAAGTTCTGACGCTTCCACCACCATCCCACGCGGCGAATACGACAGCTCGGACGCGGCAGGTGAACCACTGCCGCCCCTGGATGAGATGACCGTCGCTGATCTGGTTGGGAAAAACGTGTTTTCCGCCACTGGCAAGGACGTCGGTGAAATCGATTATGTGATTGAGCAGGATGGCAAAATCGCAGGTGTCATCGGTGTTGGCGGCTTTCTTGGTATGAACGAATATACTGTCGCCGTGCCGCTGTCCGATATGGATTTCACCCGCAATGGTCAGCTGAAGCTGAGCACCCGCACCGAAGCGGCGCTGCGTTCCATGCCGGAGATCGACGAAGACATGATCAAACCGCTGCAGGATGATCGCCTGATCGGTAACAGCGTCTAA
- a CDS encoding DUF2853 family protein produces the protein MGKRDDLIEQYANDLKTKCGMDPDMDLLTKVTIGCGPAIYDADASTVASSQPAELETVKNNFLIKKLGLSDGPELMSAIDSVIETYGKSERNKYRAVVYYMLTKHFGKESVYG, from the coding sequence TTGGGAAAACGCGACGATCTGATCGAGCAATATGCAAATGATCTGAAAACCAAATGTGGCATGGATCCGGACATGGATCTGCTCACAAAGGTCACCATCGGCTGTGGTCCGGCTATTTATGATGCTGATGCATCGACCGTCGCCTCCAGTCAGCCGGCGGAATTGGAAACCGTCAAAAACAACTTCCTGATCAAAAAGCTGGGACTGTCTGATGGGCCCGAGCTGATGTCTGCGATTGACAGCGTGATTGAAACCTACGGTAAATCAGAGCGGAACAAATATCGCGCCGTTGTCTATTATATGCTGACCAAACACTTCGGAAAAGAATCCGTCTACGGCTGA
- the ahcY gene encoding adenosylhomocysteinase, producing MPGDYIVKDIALAEFGRKELDIAETEMPGLMALRDEYGDSKPLKGSRIVGSLHMTIQTAVLIETLVALGADVRWASCNIFSTQDHAAAAIAAGGTPVFAIKGQTLVEHWDYLDRSFQFPEGANLILDDGGDATLYVLLGARVEAGETDLIEIPTSEEEEAIFNQIKKRMAESPGWFTKTRDAIKGVSEETTTGVHRLYELVKEGQLPFPAINVNDSVTKSKFDNKYGCKESLVDGIRRATDTMMAGKVAVVCGYGDVGKGSAASLRGAGARVKVTEVDPICALQAAMDGFEVVLLEDVVDSADIFITTTGNKDVIRIEHMREMKDMAIVGNIGHFDNEIQVANLKNHKWTNIKEQVDMIEMPSGNRLILLSEGRLLNLGNATGHPSFVMSASFTNQVLAQIELWTRGETYKNDVYILPKHLDEKVARLHLERIGVKLSKLAPEQAAYIGVTPEGPFKPEHYRY from the coding sequence ATGCCCGGGGATTATATCGTCAAGGACATCGCGCTGGCCGAGTTTGGCCGCAAGGAACTCGATATCGCTGAGACAGAAATGCCGGGGCTGATGGCCCTGCGCGACGAATACGGCGATAGCAAGCCGCTGAAAGGGTCCCGGATCGTCGGGTCGCTTCACATGACCATTCAGACCGCAGTTCTGATCGAAACGCTGGTGGCGCTGGGCGCCGATGTGCGCTGGGCCTCCTGCAACATCTTCTCGACACAGGATCACGCCGCAGCGGCCATCGCCGCTGGTGGCACGCCTGTGTTTGCGATCAAGGGTCAGACCCTTGTTGAGCATTGGGATTATCTGGATCGCTCGTTCCAGTTCCCCGAAGGTGCCAACCTCATTCTGGACGATGGTGGTGATGCCACCCTCTATGTGCTGCTGGGTGCGCGCGTTGAGGCGGGTGAAACGGATCTGATCGAAATCCCAACCTCGGAAGAGGAAGAGGCGATCTTTAACCAGATCAAGAAGCGCATGGCTGAAAGCCCGGGCTGGTTCACCAAGACCCGCGACGCGATCAAGGGCGTTTCTGAGGAAACCACAACTGGTGTCCACCGCCTGTATGAGCTGGTGAAAGAGGGGCAACTGCCCTTCCCGGCGATCAACGTGAACGATTCGGTCACCAAGTCGAAGTTTGATAACAAATACGGCTGTAAGGAATCGCTGGTCGACGGGATCCGCCGCGCCACGGATACGATGATGGCTGGCAAGGTAGCGGTGGTCTGCGGTTATGGCGATGTGGGCAAAGGCTCCGCCGCGTCGCTGCGTGGTGCTGGCGCCCGGGTTAAGGTTACCGAAGTCGACCCGATCTGTGCCCTGCAAGCAGCCATGGATGGTTTTGAGGTGGTGCTGCTGGAGGATGTTGTCGACAGCGCCGATATCTTTATCACCACGACTGGCAACAAAGACGTCATCCGGATCGAGCATATGCGCGAGATGAAGGATATGGCGATTGTTGGCAACATTGGCCATTTCGACAATGAGATCCAAGTTGCCAATCTGAAGAACCACAAGTGGACGAACATTAAAGAGCAGGTCGACATGATCGAGATGCCCTCGGGCAACCGTCTGATCCTGCTCTCCGAAGGTCGCTTGTTGAACCTTGGCAACGCAACCGGGCATCCGTCGTTTGTGATGTCGGCCTCTTTCACCAACCAGGTTCTGGCCCAGATTGAGCTGTGGACCCGTGGTGAGACCTACAAAAACGATGTCTACATTCTGCCCAAGCACCTGGACGAGAAAGTCGCCCGTCTGCATCTGGAGCGGATCGGTGTAAAACTGTCGAAACTGGCGCCTGAACAAGCCGCCTATATCGGCGTCACACCGGAAGGCCCGTTCAAGCCTGAGCACTACCGGTATTGA
- a CDS encoding uroporphyrinogen-III synthase has product MTVANNPEGRVMVGLLMTRPRGVAERFVEDLPTSTQATVQVIYAPLIKTIPLNPRPDASEWELSSGDVIFSSANGVRYATAPFAGQSAYCVGQRTTQAATAKGWRAICCGQDADALVQNLTEAPPTGLLTHLRGVHSRGDIAERLRLAGVNCREQVIYDQVLLPYEDEARIAMDAQASLIVPLFSPRTAQQFVKLAPYRAGLHLIAFSKAVAEPLKGLKCKGLQICKSPTAAAMRTLVRDAAAGLARVEGGPSAQ; this is encoded by the coding sequence ATGACAGTGGCGAACAATCCCGAGGGGCGTGTGATGGTCGGCCTATTGATGACGCGCCCCCGTGGGGTGGCAGAGCGATTTGTCGAAGATCTGCCCACCTCGACCCAAGCGACTGTGCAGGTGATCTACGCGCCGTTAATCAAAACAATTCCGCTGAACCCGCGACCTGATGCCTCTGAATGGGAGCTTTCGTCAGGGGATGTGATCTTCTCATCCGCCAATGGGGTGCGGTATGCGACTGCGCCGTTTGCGGGGCAGAGCGCCTATTGCGTCGGGCAACGCACAACGCAGGCCGCAACGGCGAAAGGGTGGCGCGCGATTTGCTGTGGGCAGGACGCTGACGCGTTGGTGCAGAATCTAACCGAGGCGCCGCCTACAGGCCTGTTGACACATTTGCGCGGCGTCCATAGCCGCGGCGACATAGCCGAGCGGCTTCGCCTGGCCGGGGTCAATTGCCGGGAACAGGTGATTTATGATCAGGTTTTGCTTCCCTATGAAGACGAGGCGCGGATTGCGATGGATGCGCAAGCGTCGCTGATCGTGCCGCTTTTTTCACCGCGGACCGCTCAGCAATTTGTCAAATTGGCGCCATATCGCGCAGGCCTGCATCTGATTGCATTCAGCAAGGCGGTTGCAGAGCCTCTGAAAGGCTTGAAATGCAAGGGCTTACAGATATGTAAGTCTCCAACCGCGGCAGCAATGCGTACATTGGTGCGTGATGCCGCAGCTGGTCTGGCGCGGGTTGAGGGTGGGCCATCGGCACAGTAA
- a CDS encoding COG4223 family protein, which produces MADKKTSDETQAEESQTSVSKPDIDDTTAGDAVSDSLSVEDDETSDTAAVADLTDPDNTDPAPAEENAVSNVSDDDAALGDGDLDPIETAEGKTAENASGDQTVDTPPVAAAPVHEVERVVEKRGGFGAALLGGVVAAGLGFVAGQSNVLNDFMPPSWRSSAPVDAAALEQLKESLSAQIAELEERVAADDAPDIAPLTQQIDALTEEVASLRSSETATGSDELAGAIEALAVRVDALESRPITDAASPAAVAAFEAELSKLQDSLAEQRAEVEKMVEEARAMDAASAEAARIASAQTIVARLRSSIDAGTSFGGLIEELQAVGVIAPEALTGSAEAGVSTRASLRDGFAPAAREALASARQETKGTGGITAYVRRQLGARSVAPRDGDDPDAVLSRAEAAVQSGDLQGALTELQALPETARGPLADWEAAARARLAAVAAVNELAQSLNAK; this is translated from the coding sequence GTGGCTGACAAGAAAACATCCGATGAGACGCAGGCAGAAGAGAGCCAGACGTCTGTCTCCAAACCGGATATCGACGACACAACTGCTGGTGATGCGGTCTCTGACAGCTTGAGTGTTGAAGATGATGAGACTTCCGATACGGCTGCTGTGGCGGACTTGACCGATCCGGACAACACGGATCCCGCGCCTGCCGAAGAGAATGCTGTCTCCAATGTGTCGGATGACGATGCTGCGCTCGGGGACGGGGATCTCGATCCCATTGAGACAGCTGAGGGCAAGACTGCTGAAAATGCGTCGGGGGACCAAACAGTTGATACCCCGCCTGTTGCTGCGGCACCGGTCCATGAGGTCGAACGTGTTGTCGAAAAACGTGGTGGTTTTGGAGCCGCTCTCCTAGGGGGGGTCGTTGCCGCCGGGCTTGGCTTTGTGGCGGGACAGTCGAATGTGCTGAATGATTTTATGCCGCCTTCTTGGCGCAGTTCAGCGCCCGTCGATGCAGCCGCGCTTGAGCAGTTGAAGGAAAGCCTCAGCGCTCAGATTGCGGAGCTGGAGGAGCGGGTTGCCGCTGACGATGCCCCGGATATCGCGCCGCTCACGCAGCAAATCGATGCGTTGACAGAAGAGGTTGCCTCCCTGCGGTCCAGTGAGACGGCGACTGGATCTGATGAATTGGCAGGGGCGATTGAGGCATTGGCGGTCCGTGTGGATGCTCTGGAGAGCCGACCCATCACGGATGCTGCCAGCCCGGCCGCTGTTGCCGCGTTTGAGGCTGAGCTGAGCAAGCTGCAGGACAGCCTCGCCGAACAGCGCGCCGAAGTGGAAAAGATGGTCGAGGAGGCGCGGGCGATGGATGCTGCCAGTGCCGAAGCCGCCCGTATTGCAAGCGCCCAGACAATCGTCGCCCGGCTGCGGTCGTCGATTGATGCGGGTACCAGCTTTGGCGGGTTGATCGAAGAGTTGCAGGCCGTTGGCGTGATCGCGCCGGAGGCATTGACCGGGTCCGCAGAGGCAGGCGTCAGCACACGTGCAAGCCTGCGTGATGGTTTTGCCCCGGCTGCGCGTGAGGCCCTGGCTTCGGCCCGTCAGGAAACCAAGGGAACAGGTGGCATTACGGCCTATGTGCGGCGTCAGCTCGGCGCGCGTTCGGTCGCCCCGCGTGATGGAGATGACCCGGATGCGGTGCTTTCGCGCGCCGAAGCCGCCGTGCAGAGCGGCGATCTGCAAGGCGCCCTGACTGAGTTGCAAGCTCTGCCGGAAACCGCCCGTGGACCGTTGGCCGATTGGGAGGCCGCTGCGCGCGCCCGTCTGGCCGCTGTTGCTGCCGTGAATGAACTGGCCCAAAGCCTGAACGCCAAATAA